A window of Bacteroidota bacterium genomic DNA:
ACGCACAAGATCGAGCCTATCGCCGCGGCCTGTTCGAAGCGGACGGCGCACATGTGCCTCGTGCCGGACCTCTTTCACCTCGGGCTGCTCGTCAACAGCCGCGTCTCGGACGTGGACGGCCTACCGGTGATCCACCTGATGGACGAGGCTCCGTTCGACGGCCGGCAGCTTGTCAAGCGCTCGCTCGACATCGCGTTCTCGGCGGCAGTGCTGCTACTGCTCGCGCCGCTGTTCTTGCTGCTCGCGCTCGGCGTGAAGCTCTCGTCGCCCGGCCCGGTGTTCTACCGCCAGACGCGCATGGGGCTCAACGGCCAGACGTTCGAGATGCTCAAATTCCGCTCGATGCCTACGAACGCGGAGTCGAAGTCGGGCGCGGTGTGGGCGACGGCAGGGGAGAACCGCGCGACGCCCTTCGGCAGCTTCCTCCGCAAGACGAGCCTGGACGAACTGCCGCAGTTCCTCAACGTGCTCCGCGGCAACATGTCGGTCGTCGGCCCGCGCCCGGAGCGCCCGGTGTTCATCGACGAGTTCAAGGAGCACGTCCCGGGCTACATGCTGCGCCACAAGATGAAAGCCGGCATCACGGGCTGGGCGCAGGTCAACGGCTGGCGCGGCAACACGTCCATCGAGAAGCGCATCGAGTTCGACTTGTACTACATCCAGCACTGGTCGCTCCGCTTCGACCTCCGCATCATGTGGCTCACCGTCTTCAAGGGCTTCGTGAACGAAAACGCGTATTGAGGCGGGAGGTGGGAAGTACGAAGTTTGACGTGGGTGCCAGGTGGGACCTCTGAGCCATAGGGTGTCTGAGAGATAGCTCGCTGAAAAGAGTCGGCGAAGCGGGATCGCCCAGGCCGCTCGCCCTTTGGAGCACTCAGGTTGTCCGCATCACCGTGTGTAGGCGAAGGTCCGAAGCCAGAGCGCACTACCTACTTCAAACTTCTCACCTCCTACTTCGAACTTGATTTACCTCCAGCATCTCGATCTCGCGTTTGGCGGGCAGCCGATCTTCACCGGGCTGACGTGGACGATCCGCCCCGGCGAGCGCGTGGGCCTGATCGGGCCCAACGGCGCGGGCAAGTCGACGCTGCTGCGCGTGATCGCGGGCGAGCAGGCCATCGACGGCGGGCAGGTCGGCTTCGACGGCGGCGCGACCGTGGGCTACCTCCGACAGGACGTGCAGGAGATGGACCTCGACCGCTCCGTGCTGGAGGAAGCGCTGACCGCGTTCCAGCACGTCCTCGACCTCGAAACGGACGAGCGGGACCTCGCGGCGCAGATGACGCAGGCGCTCGCGGACGGCATGGCGGCCGACGCGCCGGAGTACACGCGGCTCGTGGAGCGGCACGCGCGCGTCCACGCCGAACTGGCCGCCGCCGAGCACCATCTCATCAAGCCCAAGACCGAGGCCATCCTCGCAGGGCTCGGCTTCTCCGAGGACGAGATGCTACGCCCGCTGCACACGTTCTCCGGCGGCTGGCGGATGCGCGTCGCGCTGGCGCAACTGCTCCTCCAACAGCCCTCGGCCCTGCTGCTCGACGAGCCGACGAACCACCTCGACATCGAGTCGATTGGGTGGCTGGAAGAGTACCTGCGCAGCTACCCCGGCGCGGTCGTCGTGGTAAGCCACGACCGCTACTTCCTCGACCGGATGGTGACGCAGATCGCCGAGCTGCGCGACAGCCGCATCGACGAGTACGCGGGCACCTACAGCTTTTACCTGGAGGAGCGCGAGGAACGCATCGCGCTGCAGGCGGCGGCCTACGAGAACCAGCAGCGCATGATCGCCGAGACGGAGCGCTTCATCGAGCGCTTCCGCTACAAGGCGACCAAGGCCAAGCAGGTGCAGAGCCGCGTCAAGGCGCTCGACAAGCTAGAGCGCATCCCGCCGCCGCCGTCGGACGACGCCGCGATCCGCTTCCGCTTCCCCGAGCCCGAGGCCTCAGGCCGCGCGGTGCTCGAACTCTCGCCCTTCTCGAAGGCCTACCCGACGCACGAGGGCACGGCGAATGTTGTGTTCGAGGACGCCGGACCGCTGCGCATCGAGCGGGGGCAGAAGCTCGCGCTTATCGGCAAGAACGGCGCGGGCAAGTCGACGCTCGCGCGCATCCTCATCGACACGGAAGACTTCGAGGGCACCCGTGACGAGGGCTACCGCGTGACGACGGGCTACTTTGCCCAGCACCAGGCCGACGACCTCGACCCGAGCCAGAACATCCTCGACGCGCTCCGCGATAAGGCGCGCGGGCACTCCGACACCGAGCTGCGGGCGCTTGCGGGCGCTTTTCTCTTCCACGGCGAGGACGTCTTCAAGCCCGTCGCGGTGCTCTCCGGCGGCGAGCGCAGCCGCGTCGCCCTCGCCCGGACGCTCCTCTCGCCCGTCAACTTCCTCGTTCTCGACGAGCCGACGAACCACCTCGACATCGCCTCGAAGAACGTGCTCGCCGAGGCGCTGCGGCAGTACGGCGGCACGTTCGTGCTCATCAGCCACGACCGCGCCTTCCTCGACGAGGTCGTCAACGCCGTCTGGTACGTCGAGCACGGCGACGTGCGGACCTATGAGGGTACCTACACCGAGGTCCAGTGGCAGCGCACGCACGGCACCGCCGCTCAAGTCCAGCAGGCGAATGGCGCGTCGAAGAAGTCGGGGACGAACGGGGCCGCTGCGGCATCGAATGGCAAGGCCGCGTCTTCAGGCGCGACGAGTTCGTCCTCGTCCGGCTCATCGAGCGGCAAGAAGTCGAAGGAGGAAAAGCGGCGGGAGGCCGAGCTGCGCAACCAGCTCTACCGCGCGCTCCAGAAAGGCGAGACGCTCGACGCCGCCACGCTGCCCAATGAGCTGCTGCGCCCTGCCATCGAGCGCGTTGAGAACACCATCGCCAAGAGAGAGGAGGTGAAGGACGACCTGGAAGTCAAGATGGCCGACCCGGACCTCTACAATCGCCCCGACGAGTTCTCAGCCACCATGGACGCCTTCGCCGAGGCCGAGCAGGAGTTGAAGCGCCTCTACGAGCAGTGGGAGAGCCTCGCCGCCCGCGCGGAGGAGGTCGGGGCCTGACGGCTCATTCGACGCGGCGTGTGACGGCGGGAGGCGTGGCGGCGGCTGTGCGGGACCCCGCGACCAGCTACCCCGTCCGATGCGCCTCCTCGTCGCCCTGCTTCTCGTCATTCCCGCGCAGGCTGCGCTCGGCCAAGATGGGCGTTCCGACCTCGCCGTCCATACGGTCTACGTCGAGGTGCTCGGCAACGCCATGCCCGGCACGCTCAACATCGATGTGCTGGTGGCGGATCGCTTCGCGCTACGCTTCGGCGGGATCCTGCTGCCGCTGGTAGACGAAGAAGGCGACCTGATCGGCGACGAGCACTACACGCCTCAGGACCTCTCCTTCGCGGCAGGCACCGTCATGGTGTCGCGGCTCTTCGGGCAGGGGGCGGTGCGCCTGGAGGTGGGCGCGGGTGTGATGGGGCGGGCGAACACCCGTTCGCGAGCGCCGGGTGACACCGACCTCTTTGATTCGACCGTAGGACTTACGGGCGTCCTCGGCTTCCGCGTTCAGCCCGAGCCCGGCGGATTCGGCATCCGCCTCGGCTTCACGCCCCTCATGGACCTACGAGGCCTGCACCCGTCTGCTGGGTTGAGTGTCGTCTACGGCCTGGAGTAAGAGCGCTCAGCCTCAATCCACGCGGCGGATCACGACGGCGGTGAGGTCGTCGCCCTGCCGCCCGCCGAAGTCGGCGAGCGCCGCGTCGAGGCGGGCGAGGAGGGGGGAGGCACCTTCGGCGTGATGCACGCGAAGGAGGTCCACGAGCCGGTCGATGCCGAACGGCTGCTCGTCGGCGTCCTCCCACTCGTGGTAGCCGTCGGTGACAAGCAGCACCGTGTCGCCGGGCATGAGCGCGAGCGCGGCGTCGTTCTGGGGCGGCAACTCGTGGAGAATGCCGAGCGGCGGCCCGGTCGCGGGCAGCACCTCGACGGTGTCGGTGTGGGCACGGTAGACAAGGATCGGCGCATGCCCGCCGCTGCGGTAGGCAAGCCGGTGCGCCTCCACGTCGAGCACGCCGACGAAGGCCGTCACGAAGCGCTCAAGCTTGAAATCCTGGTAGAGCGTCCGGTTCGTGAGGTCCATCACCGTGGCCAGCGAGTCGACGGCTTGGGTGAGCACGCGGACCATAGCGCGAGCCGCGGCGGCCATGAGGGCTGGGCCGACGCCGTGGCCGCTCGCATCGGCGAGGAGGACGGCGGTACGACCGCTTGGCAGCGAGATGAAGTCGTAGGCGTCACCGCCGGTCTCGTTAGCGGGGCGGCTGCGCCCAGCGAGGTCGTAGCACGGTACGACGGGGACCGTCTCCGGCAGAAACGACTTTTGGATCGTGCGGGCGAGCGCGAGGTCGCGTTCGAGGCGGCGCTTCTGGCGCTGCTCGCGCATCAGGAGCTGCCGTTGGAGTGCCACGCCCGTCAGCCCGGCCAGGGCCAAGGCCACTTCTTCGTCCACGTCGGTGAAGAGGCCGTCGTGCTTGTTGACGAACTGGAGCACGCCGACGTTCGTCCCCCGGATGCCCTTCATCGGGAGCGCCATCAGCGAGCGCGTCCGAAGGCCAAGGCGCTGGTCGAATGTCGGCAGGAAGCGCGGGTCGGCGTAGGCGTCCTCGACGCGGATGACGCGGTCGTCCCGCAGCGCGGCCCCGGCGATGCCCTCCGCGACGGGAAAGCGAATCGGCTTCGTGTCGGTGGCGAGGCGGGCGAAGAGGTCGCCGCGCTTGGCATCATAGACGAAGATGCGCACGCGCTCGCAGCCGAGGATGCGCCGGCCCGCCTGCTCGATGTGAGCGAGAAGCGGTTCGAGTTGGACGGTCGCGTCGAGTTCACGGGCAACCTCCAGCAGGGTCGAGACGTGCGCGTCAGAAAGCGACACGGAGGTGCAGGGTGAGGTGCGGGGCGGGAGGTGCAGGGTGAGAAACCGGAGCGCACGTCAACGCCCAGCGGCCCGGGCGGGTTCGTCGGCTCACCTCCCCGCGCCAAAACACCGCAGGCGGCCTCCTCGAAGAAGACCGCCTGCGGCGCACCAACCACACGCCGGGCACCACCCCAGCGGTGTACCACAAACCTTACTTAAGCAGCGTCACTTTCTGCGTGTGCGCGAAGTCGCGGCCCGTGACGCGGACGATGTAGAGGCCCGTCGGGAGATCGCCGCCGTCGATGCGAAGCGTCTGCGGGGTGCCCGCAGCAGGCGTGCCAGCGTAGAGCGTGCGGATCCGGCGGCCGGTCACGTCGAAGAGCTCCGCCTGGACCGGCGCGGCCTCGCGGACGGTGAAGCGCACCGCCGTCTCGGCGTTGAAGGGGTTTGGGTAGGCCGCGTCGATCTGGAACGTCTCGGCGAGCGCGACCGCGACCTCGACCTCTGGGCTGTAGGCGACCGTGCCGTCGAAGTCGGTCTGGCGGAGGCGGAACGCGTGGGCGCCCGGCGTGAGCATGTCGAAGCGGAAGGCATAGGCCTGCGCCTCGGTAGTCGTGCCCTGCCCGACGACGAAGTCCATCTCGGCGAAATCGGCGGCGGCGGGCATACGGTGCTCCACAGCAAAGCCCGCGTTGTTCGTCTCTGAGGCTGTCGTCCAGCGGAGCAGCGCCGCCTCGCCATCCAGCGTGGCGTCGAAGGCCGTCAGCTCGACCGGGACGACGGCTCCGGCCAGTTCGATCTGGTAGGTACCGATAGCGCTGCCGCCGCGGTGCAGCCAGCCCACGACCGGGTCTGTCACGGTCGAGGTGAAGACGCCGTTGAAGCTGTAGGTATAGCTACGCGGGTCCTGGAAGATGGCTTCGGAGGTCGCCACCAGGGGGACGGTCTCGAAGCCTGAGATCGCGATGTAGTAGACGCCGGGCTGCGTCGGCATGAACGGGTGCCCCGCCGGGAGGGTCGAGCGGAGGGAGCCGGTGCCGCCGGGCGTGTCGTCGTTGAAGGCCACGCCGCGGCCGTTTTCGTCAAAGAGGAAGAGGCGCGTGTCCGCGAGCGTTCCGATGCCTGCGGGCTCGGTGGTCACCGAAAAGCCTGCCGGGTCTGTGATGAACACGCGATACATGTCCACGTCGTCCGGCTGGCCGATGGTGCCCGTGATGGCGGTGTAGGGCGTGGCCGTAGCGTCGAGGGCCTGGGCCGTGGCCGGGAGCGAGCCCGCGTCGGTGCCCTCGTTCCAGACATGCTGGGCGAAGGTCGGCGCGGCAAGGAGAGCCAGGAAAAGGAGCGTAGCGAGGCGCATGGGTGGAGGGATCAGCGGGGGTAGAGAGCGAGATCCTGACGAGAGAGGAGAGAGCGCAGCGGGGGCGTGGCGAGAGAAAGAGACGCGTAGCGAGGGCTGCATCGGTCGGTGCCGAGAGCGGGCGGTGACCGGACGATCCGATGCCGGGGAGAGCGGTCCCGGTCGCGGATCTGCCTGCTTTCCATGAGAACCCCGTTCCCACCCCGTGCCAACCCGCCCACACGGCGACGATGGAATCTTCGTGTGACGCGAGTCCCCGCTGAAGCTGCGCCGTCGCAACGCGTCACGGACGCCAGGCATGCCCTGTCACGCTGGCGTTCCGATGGGTGCCGGTGTACCACGACCGCTGCCGGGAGAGGCCTGCAGTGTGCAACTCGTTCGCCGCGCCACCTCGCGTGAGACCCGCCTTCGGCTCGCTGTAGTCCGTCGGACCACGCCGCCCGCAGATACACGGTCCCCGAACCCACCCTCCACGGACACACCTCCGTACCTTCCTCGCCCCGCCAGCCAGACCGCTCCCTCGTGCCCCTCTCGACCACGGGCGCGCACGCGCTCGTCGTGCCGCTCTCGCCCGTCCCGCAGCCCTATACCTATGCCGTCCCGGACGCGCTCGACGCGCTCGCCGTGCCGGGCGCGCGGGTGCTGGTGCCGTTCGGGCGACGCACGCTCACGGGCGTCGTCGTGGGCCGCACGGATGAGGTGGCCGAGGGCGTCGCGCTCAAACCTATCGCCGACGTGCTGGACACCGAGGCCCCGGCCCTGCCGACGGCGCTGTTGCGGCTCACGGAGTGGATGGCGAACTACTATGCCTGCTCGTGGGGCGAGGTGCTGCGCGCGGCGCTGCCAGCAGGCACCGACGTGGAGGGCGTGCGCGTGCTCTACCGCACCGACACTCCGGCGGCCTGGCGCGGCAACCCGCTCGGGCGCGACCTGCTCGTGCTGCTCGGCCAACACACCGGCAACGGGCGCAACGGCCATGGCCTGCCGCTGAAAGAGGCCGAGGAAGAACTGGGCACGAAGCTCCCCGCCGCGCTCCTCGCCGACCTCCGCACAGCCGGGCTGCTCCGCATCGCCGAGGAGACGACGGACCCACGCGTGCGCGCGAAGACGGCCCGCTGGCTGCGCATCCGCACGGGCATCGACCCGAGCGCGGCCCCGGACGAGCT
This region includes:
- a CDS encoding DVUA0089 family protein yields the protein MRLATLLFLALLAAPTFAQHVWNEGTDAGSLPATAQALDATATPYTAITGTIGQPDDVDMYRVFITDPAGFSVTTEPAGIGTLADTRLFLFDENGRGVAFNDDTPGGTGSLRSTLPAGHPFMPTQPGVYYIAISGFETVPLVATSEAIFQDPRSYTYSFNGVFTSTVTDPVVGWLHRGGSAIGTYQIELAGAVVPVELTAFDATLDGEAALLRWTTASETNNAGFAVEHRMPAAADFAEMDFVVGQGTTTEAQAYAFRFDMLTPGAHAFRLRQTDFDGTVAYSPEVEVAVALAETFQIDAAYPNPFNAETAVRFTVREAAPVQAELFDVTGRRIRTLYAGTPAAGTPQTLRIDGGDLPTGLYIVRVTGRDFAHTQKVTLLK
- a CDS encoding GAF domain-containing SpoIIE family protein phosphatase produces the protein MSLSDAHVSTLLEVARELDATVQLEPLLAHIEQAGRRILGCERVRIFVYDAKRGDLFARLATDTKPIRFPVAEGIAGAALRDDRVIRVEDAYADPRFLPTFDQRLGLRTRSLMALPMKGIRGTNVGVLQFVNKHDGLFTDVDEEVALALAGLTGVALQRQLLMREQRQKRRLERDLALARTIQKSFLPETVPVVPCYDLAGRSRPANETGGDAYDFISLPSGRTAVLLADASGHGVGPALMAAAARAMVRVLTQAVDSLATVMDLTNRTLYQDFKLERFVTAFVGVLDVEAHRLAYRSGGHAPILVYRAHTDTVEVLPATGPPLGILHELPPQNDAALALMPGDTVLLVTDGYHEWEDADEQPFGIDRLVDLLRVHHAEGASPLLARLDAALADFGGRQGDDLTAVVIRRVD
- a CDS encoding ABC-F family ATP-binding cassette domain-containing protein, which codes for MIYLQHLDLAFGGQPIFTGLTWTIRPGERVGLIGPNGAGKSTLLRVIAGEQAIDGGQVGFDGGATVGYLRQDVQEMDLDRSVLEEALTAFQHVLDLETDERDLAAQMTQALADGMAADAPEYTRLVERHARVHAELAAAEHHLIKPKTEAILAGLGFSEDEMLRPLHTFSGGWRMRVALAQLLLQQPSALLLDEPTNHLDIESIGWLEEYLRSYPGAVVVVSHDRYFLDRMVTQIAELRDSRIDEYAGTYSFYLEEREERIALQAAAYENQQRMIAETERFIERFRYKATKAKQVQSRVKALDKLERIPPPPSDDAAIRFRFPEPEASGRAVLELSPFSKAYPTHEGTANVVFEDAGPLRIERGQKLALIGKNGAGKSTLARILIDTEDFEGTRDEGYRVTTGYFAQHQADDLDPSQNILDALRDKARGHSDTELRALAGAFLFHGEDVFKPVAVLSGGERSRVALARTLLSPVNFLVLDEPTNHLDIASKNVLAEALRQYGGTFVLISHDRAFLDEVVNAVWYVEHGDVRTYEGTYTEVQWQRTHGTAAQVQQANGASKKSGTNGAAAASNGKAASSGATSSSSSGSSSGKKSKEEKRREAELRNQLYRALQKGETLDAATLPNELLRPAIERVENTIAKREEVKDDLEVKMADPDLYNRPDEFSATMDAFAEAEQELKRLYEQWESLAARAEEVGA